The DNA sequence CCTCTTCTGTGTATCTGACCTGCAAGTATCGACGGCTCCTTTCTGCCATGGTCGACCAAACTTCGCCAGCATCTTCTTGACTCGTGCCCTCTACCTGAAAATCTCGAGCCGATACCGGACGACGTTTTACTAGAGCCTAAATGGCTGCTCGAGGTTGCAGACAACACCGACGCAAAGTCTGTAGCCAATGGTGACGCTGACGTCCCTCCCAATGATCTCCTAGACATTCCTGGCGGACTCACTGCCAAGATTACCAGCAATGAACGGGTCACCCCCACAACCCACTGGCAGGACGTTCGACACATCAAGTTTGAAATTCCAGAGACACATCCATACAGTCCCGGTGACGTGCTTACCATCTACCCGAAGAACTTCCCCTCTGACGTCTCCCAATTTCTCGAGTGCATGGGCTGGACATCCGTTGCTGACATGCCCCTACGCTTCACTCCTTCGCCATCCACACCACCAAACGCAATCCCACCCATTAGGACCCTAAAGCCAGAAAGCACGATAACACTACGACGCCTCTTGACCAACCACCTCGACATCATCGCAATACCACGGCGTTCATTCTTCGCTCAACTCGCACACTATACATCTGACGAGTTCCACAAAGCACGACTACTCGAGTTCACAGATCCACAATACATCGATGAGCTATACGACTACACTAGCCGTCCTCGCCGTAGTATCTTGGAAGTCTTGCAAGAATTTGAGTCTGTCAAGATACCATGGCAGCGCGTATGCAGCATTATCCCCGTTCTGCGTGGCCGTCAATTCAGTATTGCAAGTGCAATGAATCCCACTGCGGACGTGGAAAGGAAAACGAAGATTGAGCTATTGATTGCGATTGTAAAGTACAAGACAGTCATCAAACGGATACGACAGGGTGTTGCTACGCGATACATTGCCTCATTCACACCGGGCCAAGAGATCACAGTCACCCTTTCTCGTGGGGGCCTTGGCGTGAGTAAGGAAGAATTGAATAGGCCCGTCGTTATGATCGGACCCGGGACCGGTGTCGCACCTATGCGGTCTTTGGTATACCAACGTATGCTCTGGCGCGAAGAGGCGAAGCAGCTGCAAAATGGACATGCGCAAGGGCAGGAAAGCAAAGATGTCCTCTTTTTCGGCTGTAGGAATGCCAAGTCGGACTACTTCTTCAAAGATGAATGGGCCGCGCTAAAGTCTTCCGGTGTACCACTGGAAGTGTTTACCGCCTTCTCCCGAGATCAGGTAGATACTTCATCGTTTAGTCCCCTTCGCCCCCACGCTAACGCTTCCAGCGCCAAAAAGTCTACGTGCAAGACATTGTTCGTCAGCAATCATCACTTATCTTCTCCCATCTATTCCAAAAGTCTGGCATCTTGTACATATGCGGATCTTCGGGAAAGATGCCCCAAGCGGTACGCGAAGCCCTGAtagaagcgttccaagagCACGGTCCCATGGATAGAGAAGGCGCAGAGAAGTACTTGGTCGGTATGGAAAAGGATGGACGCTATCGTCAAGAGACTTGGTAGTTTTAGACGATAAAACCAAGGTTAGAATAAATAAACATGACGCGCTTCGCTTCGCACTCGCACCGTACGTTCGGGCAAACGGTTGAGCTAAAGCGTGGGGGAAGATCCAATTACGGCGGGCGCAATACCCCTCTACCGAACCTCCCACGTCACCCCTCCAATCTCGGCATCGCGTGCGACATGATGCGCGTCTGACCACTAACCATGCTACAACTACTCATTCCTCGCATCGCCCGACCAACAGCGTCTTTCCACTCCTACATCACCGCTCAAAGAACAATACATTCAGCCATGGCTCAGCGACGGATTGGTAGGCAGCTCAGCAACCATGTTGTAGCATAATGGCTGATGCCCGCATCATAGCGAACCCCGCTCTCTTGTATGCATTTCGACGGTTGGATGACTGCATGGGCTAAATATGAGGCAGTATTTGCGACTTGCAGGACAAGTTTCGGCCGGCGATTGATGAGTTTCCGAGAGTTGTTGCGACGGCGCAGAAGTTGCTGAAGGCTAGTATGTGGACGTAAGAATGCATTTGGCGTGTTTCCCCCGCCTCACCATCGATTACATACGAAATCTCCCAACTATTCATTCGAGGTTGCTAAAAACACTAGGCCAGCTATTCAACATCCCCGTATTCGCGACAACCCAGAATAAAGCGCGCTTGGGCGAGACATGTCCAGAATTGATGTTGGACCAGCCCGATGGTATCAAGACGGTCTGTCACCTTGACAAGACTTTGTTTTCTATGATGTAGGTCTAATTTCTCACCCAGAATTTGGACACGTTTGACTAACACCCCTAGAACACCAGAAGTCAAACAAGCTCTCGATTCGCTCAACGTCCCAGGTCCCCTCTCCTGCATCGTCGTCGGTATCGAAAGCCACATATGCATCACCCAGACTACGCTCGACCTCCTCCGATTCGGCCACAAAGTCTACATCATCGCGGATGGTGTAAGCAGCTGCAACAAAGAGGAGGTACCCATTGCGCTGGCAAGGCTGAGACATGAAGGCGCCACAGTGACAACGAGCGAGAGCTTTCTGTATGAATATGTACAAGATGCAGGGAATCCCGAGTTAGTGTTAGACATGAATGTTGGGAAGACAGAGACTGACACTGGACAGGTTCAAAGACCTTATCAAGGTGGTCAAGGAGACGTCGCAAAGCACAAAAGAGACTATGCAAACACTGTGCAAGTTCTAGAGTGGAGGTAGTCTATTCGCTGGGTTTGGACGTGAACGTTTCGTTTGGCTGTCTCACTTGTAGATACGGAAAAGGGCATGTCTCAGGCATCTGCCCGGCGAGACACGGCATCAACACACGCAACGCTTTGCTGTCTGACAACCCGCAATTTCTACACCTAGTGACCTGTAATTTGTCTCATCTCAGAAATCCATTCAAAAACACATAAATTCCCTTACAAACAGTTGTGAACTCACTAAATCTCCTCATCCAACAATACCACAACACACACTCACCAAATTCCATCTCACCCCCAATGTTTTGGCCTACCCTGATGCTCCTCAGCCTACTATCGACACTAGCCATCTACACGTCCTCTCCTTCCATACCACGCGCGAACCCCACATCTGCCATGTTCTCCACTCACGAAACAAATGTCGAAACCAGCGGAAAAAATGTCATCGAAAACGAGCTCGTGGCCGTGCTCCCCGGAGTTTTTAGCACCGCTGCCGGGATGGCTGCTAATGGCGCGACGGAGAGAGACGTGGGAATAAAGGGTTTGGATGAGTGGGAAGAGGGGGTACGTGATATGCGGCAGCGGAGGGGAAGGATTTTCGTGTTTGATGACGAGGCTAAGGTGCGGTATGTGCTTGTGATGTAGATTAGGGGGGACGTGGCAGTATATGCAAGGTTTTGGTGCACTAGTCGTTCGTCTGAGGCGTGGCAGTAGTATGACATCAAGGCGCTCGAAGGTGTTGAGAGAGCGTGAAGACGTATCGTGAGCCGATGCTTGTCCGAGGATACAAAAGACTGGATCTAGATAATTGAGCCCATGAAaatggctgtataccaaACCTGCTGAACATCACTGCGTCTCATAATGCAACGTCATCGATCGCGTTGAAATCATATCACAAGCTTTCCCACTCTCTTCATCCAAATACTGCGCGCCTTCTCGTAAACTCCACCCACCATTCGGCCCACACTCGTACACAAGCGCACTATTATCACTCTGAAGTATCTCATCGAAAGCGCTCATCAAACCCTCCATCGGCGTCAACACACCCTCTGCTTCCAATTTGTCGTAGAAAGCACCCGAACTAATCGCCGTTCTAACCACATTCGGCGCCACAGCATTGACCGTGATACCCTCATCTTTAAGTAGAGCACCATAAGACCGCGTCAACCCTACGATGGCGTGCTTAGCAGCGGTATATACAGGCACACTGGGGATACAGTAGAACCCGCATATACTAGCCACCAGACCGATTTTCCCGCGGAACCGATGGTTTCCCATCCAAGCGATGGGTTCTTGACGTCGGAACTGTTGGATGGCCAGCGCGACGGTGTAGAGAACGGCTGTGAGGTCAACATCGATGACGGAGAGATTGGGTTTAGCGAACTCGTCGGTTTCCATGGCGTTGGTTTCAGAGGGGGTGGGAAGCCATTTTCGCTCGCTGATTCCGGCAATGGGGAAGACGCAGTCGATGCGGCTGTTTAGCGCTTTTAGAGCTTTTCGGAAGGCGGAGAGTTGCGATTCCCAGGATGTGGTGTCGCATTCGGAATAGTGTAAGATGGTAGTTGAGGTGTTGTGCTCGTCGGCGAGTTGCTTTGCAGAGGTCGTGTTGACGTCGGCGATGAAGATGTGCCAGCCTTTTGAGAGGAGATGGATGCTGAGGGCGCGGCCTATTCCGCTTGCTCCGCCTGGTAACTAGGGTTTAGCTGATGTAGTCGGAGTGAAGTGGGAAGCGTACCTGTTATAAACGCTGTCTTGGGCTTTTCCGCCATTGTCGTTTTCTATACAGTTAGGTTGTAGAAATAGCTTTTAGAGTAACGTATAGATGTCACAAATGTCTGATTCAAATATATGCTTTGTGCAGTCGACTCGGGTTTCCCCGCAGTGCACGCTGCACGCCAACTGCGGGGTCATATGCAGGAATGAATCCTTTCCCATGACTTTTCATGTGCTTTGGCGACGTGATTGTAGTGGTGCGAAATTGTATGTTCATGTTCATCGGAGCAGTCGACGTTAGGTATCCTACCCCGAGACCGCCGACGGGCGCTAGGTGAAAGCAGGGGATGACGTCATGTCAGTTAACACAAAGAACGCAGTCAACAGCCGATATTTGGAACGGATTGCGATGAATCTTTTGACGAATAACTACAGATTGATGGTCAGTTATAGCTAACGTATTCATGACGGTGACCTCGGTGGCGTAATTTTCGGGGCGCAAAAACTTCGATATCTCGTGATTCGAGCCAACTGTTCAATGTTGACCCCAAAAGTCTTCACGACACCTTTGAAACTTCAGGACGAGAATATCAGGGTATTTTTATTTATAGATCTTTAGTTTCTATGACTGTATTGAGGTTATCTTGATATCTTCGACTACTCCCCAATTTTCGTACTACGTCATTTCTACTCCACAATGGACTAATTAGGGTCTATGTCTCGAACCTAGAACCATTACCAAAAGTTAAACACAGAACTATCCTCAAGACAAACTGAAAACGACAACCATGCCTGAAATTATTCTATCGATAAATGCGGGCTCATCGAGCGTCAAGATATCCGTCTACAAAACTCCAGACAATGACTCGCGAGTACCTACGCAACTCGCAGAAGCAACAGTAGAGGGACTTACAGCGCCGCCTGCAAAGCTCAAGTACGAGCGCGGCGATGAAAAGATCAAAGGTAGAGAGCTGGAAAATGTGAAAACACAAGAAGACGGATTCCGCTACATCTTGGACCACCTTACCAACGATGAGGGACTGGCTGAGCTAAATCGAAAAGAGGATATTCACTTCACATGCCATCGCGTTGTGCATGGAGGTGACTATCCCAGAAGCCAGGTCATCGACAAGGAGACATACCACCACATCGAGGAGCTATCTGACCTCGCGCCCCTCCATAACGCACCTGCACTCACCATCGTCCGCGCCGTGGCCGAGATCCTCCCAAATGCGAAGAACATCGCATACTTTGACTCTTCTTTCCATAACACACTGCCGGACTCTATATGCACCTACGCCATCGACCAAGAAGTCGCGCAGAAGAACAAACTGCGAAAGTATGGGTTTCATGGCATCAGCTATTCCTTCATCACCAACGCTGTAGCTACTCACTTGAACAAGCCCATGGACCAGGTCAACATTATTGCGCTCCATCTTGGCTCCGGCGCATCTACATGTTGCATCAAGGGCGGCAAGTCGCTCGACACAACGATGGGACTAACCCCGCTGGCTGGTCTACCAGGGGCGACGCGGTCAGGCTCCATCGACCCGTCCTTGATGTTCCATTACACGCACAGCGCGGGCAAGCCATCGCACAGCTCCAGCGAGAAACTACACATCACACAAGCCGAGGAGATTCTAAATAAGAAGAGCGGCTGGAAGAGTCTCACCGGAACGACCGACTTTGGCAAGATCAGTTCTTCCGACCGCCACGAGGATAAGCTTGCGTTCAACATCTTCGTCGACCGCATCTTGAACTACGTCAGCCCTTACTTCACCAAGCTCGATGGCGAAGTCGATGCTCTCGTCTTTGCGGGAGGAATTGGAGAGAAGGGTGGCAAACTGAGGCAGGCAGTCGTGCAGGGTGTGAAGTGCTTGGGCTTTGCCATTGACAAGAAGAATGAGGCTCAAGTGGATGAGGTGGTCACGGATATTAGCTCTAGCAGCGCGCGGTATAAAACACTGGTTGTCCAGACTGATGAGCAGTTGGAGATGGCAAGAGGTGTGTTGGAGGATAAGGATCGCTTTGTGGGGAAGAAGTAGGGGCTTGAAGTTTGGGGCTGACAGCAAAGCCACACTTTTGATGGAGTAATATTGTACATGTGAATGAGTTTGCAGTCATCGCTTTTACATCAATCACAACAACATCTAATACACCATTACATGTGTAGAGAAATTCCATGTTCGGGCTAGGATCATTGGGTGCCCGCGATGTAGTGGCACTATTCGACGCGGCTCTCGGTGTAGTGGTAGCATTGTTTGATTATGACCTAAATATCCTTTAGCTATAGTACAACTAGAGGATTAGGATTGAATTACGTGGCTGTCGAACAAACCATCTTTTATATGCGATTCTGAAGGCAAGCGCAAGTAAAGGGATAGCGACTTGCATAAGCAGGGTGATGAGGGCGATGCGCGCTTCAAGTGACCAGTTGGGTATTTCGATGGATGTGACTTTTCAAAGGTGAAGATATAGGACTGAATGGGCTTTTTGTAAAGATCTGTAACCCGAATAGATAGTGATGAGATACTGGCAGGTGAGTACCTAGGTATGGGGTAGCCCGATGGAAATTCGTGACCTCGGGACGAGAGCATTTTCTACATATACAAAGGTGTTTCCAGATTCTGGGTTCTATCGTGATCTAAAAGGCTTCTTTGAAACGCCTGGGCTCATTTTCATGGGTAGTGAACAACTTCCAGAATCTGGTTGCTGGGGTTGCTGAAGGGCGAGGTCAAGACAGATTCTGGTTTTAAGGGGAGCCTGGTTCCGACTTCCGACTTCAGATTTCCGATATGTGGATTGCGCAAGGCCCACCCCTCCGTTGGTCGCAACCTCCCTCCCTCCACACGTCTCTCTCAGCATGCCGTCCTGCATCCTCCATTCAGCCACAGCACCGTGCCATGCATGTCAGCCTGATTACAGATTATGGCTCCAGCCCCACTTTGCAGATTGGTACATGGCCCCCAATCAGCCTTGTCCCaattagactccgcaacaatcaattcaatccggtcactctcctagacccacttacctatctaggtagggcttaaactcctataggtaactactaggcttaaagcggtaatcaatcaatccaatctgaaccttctaggacccacttaattg is a window from the Pyrenophora tritici-repentis strain M4 chromosome 7, whole genome shotgun sequence genome containing:
- a CDS encoding CysJ, Sulfite reductase, alpha subunit (flavoprotein), with amino-acid sequence MSSSHRALVVYGSETGNAQDVAEEMGRVAERLRFETEVAELNAISLKQLLQYHVVLISISTTGQGDLPPNSQKFWKAIRSARLRPGCLQQMRFASFGLGDTSYPKYNWAHRKLYNRLVQLGAQPICDRGESDEQHPEGIDGSFLPWSTKLRQHLLDSCPLPENLEPIPDDVLLEPKWLLEVADNTDAKSVANGDADVPPNDLLDIPGGLTAKITSNERVTPTTHWQDVRHIKFEIPETHPYSPGDVLTIYPKNFPSDVSQFLECMGWTSVADMPLRFTPSPSTPPNAIPPIRTLKPESTITLRRLLTNHLDIIAIPRRSFFAQLAHYTSDEFHKARLLEFTDPQYIDELYDYTSRPRRSILEVLQEFESVKIPWQRVCSIIPVLRGRQFSIASAMNPTADVERKTKIELLIAIVKYKTVIKRIRQGVATRYIASFTPGQEITVTLSRGGLGVSKEELNRPVVMIGPGTGVAPMRSLVYQRMLWREEAKQLQNGHAQGQESKDVLFFGCRNAKSDYFFKDEWAALKSSGVPLEVFTAFSRDQRQKVYVQDIVRQQSSLIFSHLFQKSGILYICGSSGKMPQAVREALIEAFQEHGPMDREGAEKYLVGMEKDGRYRQETW
- a CDS encoding isochorismatase domain-containing protein 2A, mitochondrial precursor — its product is MADARIIANPALFICDLQDKFRPAIDEFPRVVATAQKLLKASQLFNIPVFATTQNKARLGETCPELMLDQPDGIKTVCHLDKTLFSMITPEVKQALDSLNVPGPLSCIVVGIESHICITQTTLDLLRFGHKVYIIADGVSSCNKEEVPIALARLRHEGATVTTSESFLYEYVQDAGNPEFKDLIKVVKETSQSTKETMQTLCKF
- a CDS encoding FabG, Dehydrogenase with different specificities (related to short-chain alcohol dehydrogenase): MAEKPKTAFITGGASGIGRALSIHLLSKGWHIFIADVNTTSAKQLADEHNTSTTILHYSECDTTSWESQLSAFRKALKALNSRIDCVFPIAGISERKWLPTPSETNAMETDEFAKPNLSVIDVDLTAVLYTVALAIQQFRRQEPIAWMGNHRFRGKIGLVASICGFYCIPSVPVYTAAKHAIVGLTRSYGALLKDEGITVNAVAPNVVRTAISSGAFYDKLEAEGVLTPMEGLMSAFDEILQSDNSALVYECGPNGGWSLREGAQYLDEESGKACDMISTRSMTLHYETQ
- a CDS encoding ackA, Acetate kinase, which translates into the protein MPEIILSINAGSSSVKISVYKTPDNDSRVPTQLAEATVEGLTAPPAKLKYERGDEKIKGRELENVKTQEDGFRYILDHLTNDEGLAELNRKEDIHFTCHRVVHGGDYPRSQVIDKETYHHIEELSDLAPLHNAPALTIVRAVAEILPNAKNIAYFDSSFHNTLPDSICTYAIDQEVAQKNKLRKYGFHGISYSFITNAVATHLNKPMDQVNIIALHLGSGASTCCIKGGKSLDTTMGLTPLAGLPGATRSGSIDPSLMFHYTHSAGKPSHSSSEKLHITQAEEILNKKSGWKSLTGTTDFGKISSSDRHEDKLAFNIFVDRILNYVSPYFTKLDGEVDALVFAGGIGEKGGKLRQAVVQGVKCLGFAIDKKNEAQVDEVVTDISSSSARYKTLVVQTDEQLEMARGVLEDKDRFVGKK